In one Hymenobacter sp. DG25B genomic region, the following are encoded:
- a CDS encoding energy transducer TonB gives MNRSTILLLLLLCFVGKLRAQKSKQMVTLATNTPLAPPEEAAQPAAAPVVYLLADQMPTFTGGEAGFQQFIRDKAQYPEKALAQGISGKVHVRFVVDDKGRIRDAQVIKGLGYGLDEEALRLVRIMPWWTPGTIKGKAVWVSYTMPITFRAMN, from the coding sequence ATGAATCGGTCTACTATTCTGCTCTTACTACTGCTGTGCTTTGTCGGGAAGCTGCGCGCTCAGAAATCAAAACAGATGGTGACGCTGGCTACCAACACGCCGTTGGCGCCGCCCGAAGAAGCCGCCCAGCCAGCCGCCGCCCCCGTGGTGTATCTGCTGGCCGATCAGATGCCCACTTTTACGGGCGGCGAGGCGGGCTTTCAGCAGTTTATCCGGGACAAGGCCCAGTATCCCGAAAAAGCCCTTGCCCAAGGCATTTCCGGCAAGGTCCACGTCCGGTTTGTGGTAGATGATAAAGGCCGCATCCGCGACGCGCAGGTAATAAAGGGCCTGGGCTATGGCCTGGATGAAGAAGCACTGCGCCTGGTGCGTATTATGCCCTGGTGGACGCCGGGCACTATTAAAGGCAAAGCCGTGTGGGTAAGCTATACCATGCCTATTACCTTCCGGGCCATGAATTAA